A part of Gracilimonas sp. genomic DNA contains:
- a CDS encoding Nramp family divalent metal transporter produces the protein MESEKVKSTFKYAFGPGLILAAAAIGVSHLVQSTRAGADYGFTLVWAVIIASLMKYPFLEYGPRYATATGESLIAGYKKLGSWALWIYIIFTVGTMFAIQAAVTIVTASLAVELTGIELPLLVWSIIILLICIGVLFRGQYSALDSLIKVVMVVLTLSTVVAFMVAWFDTSPSALPEAPSVWDVAGVTFLIALMGWMPIPIDAAAWHSLWSLERNKQTQHKSSLKDSLLDFNIGYVGASILALIFLSLGALVMFGSGVSFSSSGAAFAQQLIDLYTQTLGNWAHWIIIICAFTTMFSTTLTVTDSYPRVTREIIRVMKSGVSESKLFSYKGLLFLISSLSMLVLWLTGSQFTYIIDLATSLSFLTAPALAFINYRLIMSRFTPEDHQPGTWLKVLSWLGMAFLTAFALLFFYWRFVG, from the coding sequence ATGGAGTCGGAAAAAGTTAAATCTACTTTCAAATATGCGTTTGGGCCGGGGCTTATTCTGGCAGCGGCCGCCATCGGGGTTTCGCATTTGGTGCAATCTACACGAGCTGGAGCTGATTACGGATTTACCCTGGTTTGGGCTGTCATCATTGCCAGCCTGATGAAATATCCTTTTCTGGAATATGGACCGCGCTACGCCACTGCAACCGGGGAAAGCCTGATTGCCGGCTACAAAAAACTGGGCAGCTGGGCACTGTGGATTTATATCATTTTTACCGTTGGGACGATGTTTGCCATACAGGCGGCGGTGACCATCGTTACTGCAAGCCTGGCTGTAGAATTAACCGGAATTGAATTACCCTTGCTGGTTTGGAGTATCATCATTTTACTGATTTGTATTGGGGTACTTTTTCGCGGGCAGTATTCGGCACTCGATTCCCTGATCAAAGTGGTGATGGTAGTTTTAACGCTTTCAACCGTTGTCGCATTTATGGTTGCCTGGTTTGACACGTCGCCTTCAGCTTTGCCCGAAGCGCCTTCGGTTTGGGATGTCGCTGGTGTTACCTTTTTAATTGCTTTGATGGGCTGGATGCCGATTCCCATTGATGCGGCCGCCTGGCATTCGTTATGGAGCCTGGAGCGTAATAAACAAACGCAGCACAAATCGAGCCTGAAAGACAGTCTGCTCGATTTCAATATTGGATATGTGGGTGCTTCTATTTTAGCGCTGATCTTTTTATCGCTTGGTGCTTTGGTCATGTTTGGGTCGGGTGTGAGTTTTTCATCATCTGGCGCGGCATTTGCCCAACAGCTCATTGATCTCTATACGCAAACGCTGGGCAACTGGGCACACTGGATCATTATCATTTGTGCTTTTACGACCATGTTCAGTACCACGCTTACGGTCACGGATTCATATCCACGGGTAACACGCGAAATTATCCGGGTAATGAAAAGCGGGGTTAGCGAATCAAAGCTTTTTTCCTACAAAGGATTGCTCTTTCTGATTTCAAGCTTATCCATGCTGGTGCTTTGGCTTACCGGAAGTCAGTTTACCTATATCATTGATCTTGCCACTTCGCTTTCTTTTCTGACCGCACCGGCGCTGGCTTTCATAAACTATCGTCTGATTATGTCACGGTTTACTCCGGAAGACCATCAGCCAGGAACATGGCTTAAAGTATTAAGCTGGCTGGGGATGGCTTTTTTGACCGCGTTCGCACTGTTGTTTTTTTACTGGCGTTTTGTTGGATAA